One Rhipicephalus microplus isolate Deutch F79 chromosome 4, USDA_Rmic, whole genome shotgun sequence genomic window carries:
- the LOC142814359 gene encoding unconventional myosin-Va-like → MGEAFALQQKQKQFAIAAPLHGQIMSGAMNTQGVYNLSHLEQWCRDQKVSQSEVLDTLQPIVQASQLLQARKTDEDVSSICDMCDKLTTAQITKILNLYTPADEYEERVPVSFIRKIQAKLQERNQETLPVSDNTLLMDTKFAFPIRFPFNPSRIQLEDVNIPDVLTLPMLRKL, encoded by the exons atgggagaggcctttgccctgcagcag AAACAGAAGCAGTTTGCCATCGCCGCGCCATTGCACGGCCAGATAATGAGTGGTGCGATGAACACTCAAGGCGT ATACAACCTGAGCCATCTGGAGCAGTGGTGCCGAGACCAGAAGGTTTCCCAGAGCGAGGTGCTAGACACGCTCCAGCCCATAGTTCAGGCATCGCAGCTGCTCCAGGCCCGCAAGACGGACGAAGACGTTTCCAGCATCTGTGACATGTGCGACAAGCTCACCACAGCACAG ATCACCAAGATCCTGAACTTGTACACGCCTGCAGATGAGTATGAGGAAAGGGTTCCAGTTTCGTTCATACGCAAGATTCAGGCAAAGCTTCAAGAACGAAACCAAGAGACTCTGCCCGTGTCTGACAACACTCTCCTCATGGACACTAAGTTTGCATTTCCCATAAGGTTCCCTTTCAACCCATCCAGGATACAACTGGAAGACGTCAACATTCCGGATGTTCTCACCCTTCCAATGTTGCGAAAGCTGTGA